The following are from one region of the Stanieria cyanosphaera PCC 7437 genome:
- a CDS encoding methyltransferase domain-containing protein, producing MNLFYSFFALLVVLLILGIVFYFITARRYQSSDSVANSYDEWTEDGILEFYWGEHIHLGHYGSPPQRKDFITAKLDFVHEMVKWGGLDRLPRGTTLLDVGCGIGGSSRILAQDYGFSVTGVTISPQQVKRAQELTPEGVDANFFVDDAMQLSFPDASFDVVWSVEAGPHMPDKAVFAQELMRVLKPGGILVVADWNQRDERQKPLNFWEKPVMKQLLDQWSHPAFSSIEGFSELLVETGLVEGEVITADWTQATLPSWLDSIWQGIARPQGLVRFGLSGFIKSLREVPTLLLMRLAFGTGLCRFGMFRAVRTNSLEQTSKTVSQQTAQV from the coding sequence ATGAATTTGTTTTATTCGTTTTTTGCACTTCTGGTTGTCCTACTGATTTTGGGGATTGTTTTCTATTTCATTACCGCTCGCCGTTATCAATCGTCTGACTCTGTAGCTAATTCTTACGACGAATGGACTGAAGACGGTATTCTAGAATTTTATTGGGGCGAACACATCCACTTGGGTCATTATGGTTCACCACCGCAACGAAAAGATTTTATCACTGCAAAACTTGATTTTGTTCATGAAATGGTCAAATGGGGAGGTTTAGATCGATTACCTCGTGGCACAACTCTTTTAGATGTTGGTTGTGGTATTGGTGGAAGTAGTCGTATTTTAGCCCAGGATTATGGTTTTTCTGTCACAGGTGTAACTATTAGTCCTCAACAAGTCAAACGCGCCCAGGAGTTAACCCCTGAAGGAGTTGATGCCAACTTTTTCGTAGATGATGCTATGCAACTGTCTTTCCCCGATGCTAGTTTTGACGTTGTTTGGTCGGTTGAAGCTGGTCCCCATATGCCAGATAAAGCTGTTTTTGCTCAAGAATTAATGAGAGTATTAAAACCTGGTGGAATTTTGGTTGTAGCTGACTGGAATCAAAGGGATGAGCGCCAAAAACCTTTAAATTTCTGGGAAAAACCAGTTATGAAACAATTATTAGACCAATGGTCACATCCTGCTTTTTCTAGTATTGAAGGCTTTTCTGAGCTTCTAGTAGAGACAGGATTAGTTGAAGGAGAAGTAATCACCGCAGATTGGACACAAGCAACATTACCTTCTTGGTTAGATTCAATTTGGCAAGGTATAGCTAGACCTCAAGGATTAGTGCGTTTTGGTTTATCTGGTTTCATTAAATCTCTACGAGAAGTACCTACCTTATTACTGATGAGGTTAGCGTTTGGCACCGGTCTTTGTCGATTTGGAATGTTTCGCGCTGTAAGAACTAATTCTTTAGAGCAAACCAGTAAAACTGTTTCCCAACAAACTGCTCAAGTTTAA
- a CDS encoding ABC transporter permease: protein MDNFIALDVTDLILALGIIGIAIALSLWQKLGLEGQLLYSAGRSLLQLMVVGYILEFIFALNTSWSVMLIIGVMISIATVVTRNRIGKKIQGLFPMIWLSLVASSSLTIGYIILLIIQPPTWYEPQYLIPLVGMLLGNAMNGASLAGERLVSTIKHNRLEIETHLSLGATPKQAITTYQKDAIRAGLIPTINQMMVVGVVSLPGMFTGQVLAGGNPLDAASYQILILFAIALTNLTATFLITESVYRRFFNQDAQLI from the coding sequence GTGGATAATTTCATTGCACTCGATGTTACCGATTTAATTTTGGCACTAGGAATTATTGGCATTGCGATCGCACTTTCCCTGTGGCAAAAATTAGGTTTAGAAGGACAGTTACTTTATAGTGCAGGAAGATCATTATTACAGTTAATGGTAGTCGGGTATATTTTAGAGTTTATTTTTGCTCTTAATACTTCCTGGTCAGTCATGTTAATTATAGGAGTGATGATCTCCATTGCTACGGTTGTTACTCGTAACCGCATCGGTAAAAAGATTCAAGGTTTGTTTCCCATGATTTGGCTTTCTTTGGTTGCTAGCAGTAGTTTAACCATAGGCTATATTATCCTGCTAATTATTCAACCGCCCACTTGGTACGAACCTCAATATTTAATTCCTTTGGTGGGGATGTTATTAGGTAATGCGATGAATGGTGCTTCCTTGGCAGGAGAACGTTTAGTTAGTACCATCAAGCACAATCGTTTGGAAATTGAAACCCATTTGTCTTTAGGTGCTACTCCCAAACAAGCTATTACGACTTATCAAAAAGATGCCATTCGTGCTGGTTTAATTCCGACAATTAATCAAATGATGGTAGTAGGAGTAGTAAGTTTACCAGGAATGTTTACAGGGCAAGTTTTAGCTGGTGGTAATCCTTTAGATGCAGCTTCTTATCAAATTTTAATTCTTTTTGCGATCGCATTAACTAATTTGACGGCGACTTTCTTAATTACTGAAAGTGTTTATCGTCGATTTTTTAATCAAGATGCTCAATTAATCTAA
- a CDS encoding DegT/DnrJ/EryC1/StrS family aminotransferase, translated as MKQIPPVDLTRQHELIEQELATAVLAVLKSGRYIGGTAVTDFEQQFANYIGVSECVGCNSGTDALYLALRALNIGQGDEVITTSFTFIATAEVITRVGAKPVFIDINPDTFNLDLNLIEAAITERTKAIIPVHLFGQPIDMTRLMAIADRHNLYVIEDCAQAIGAEWHNHKVGSIGYIGCFSFFPTKNLGACGDAGALTTNDQNIAVQVRLLREHGLERKSDQKISYRHLVTGLNSRLDALQATILQIKLRYLEQWNQQRTEAAQYYQQILQPLPALKLPKTLLEGKSVWNQYTIRIPDLFNQSELTRDLIRSQLGQMGVISMVYYPLPLHLQPVYQSLGYQKGQLPVCEQAAQEVLSLPLFPGIETEEQQQVAYCLKDCLSFLPNH; from the coding sequence GTGAAGCAAATTCCCCCTGTAGATCTAACCAGACAACACGAACTAATTGAACAAGAACTAGCTACGGCTGTTTTGGCAGTGTTAAAATCTGGTCGTTATATCGGCGGTACAGCAGTTACAGATTTTGAACAGCAGTTTGCTAATTATATCGGTGTTAGTGAATGTGTGGGCTGTAATTCAGGTACAGATGCTCTTTATCTGGCATTAAGAGCCTTAAATATTGGTCAAGGTGATGAGGTGATTACTACTTCTTTTACTTTTATCGCCACAGCAGAAGTCATTACTAGAGTGGGTGCAAAACCTGTTTTTATAGATATAAATCCCGATACTTTTAATTTAGACCTAAATCTAATCGAAGCAGCTATTACAGAAAGAACTAAAGCTATTATTCCCGTGCATTTATTTGGGCAACCGATTGATATGACGCGGTTAATGGCAATTGCCGATCGCCATAATCTTTATGTGATTGAAGATTGCGCTCAAGCGATCGGAGCAGAATGGCATAATCACAAGGTAGGTAGCATCGGTTATATTGGTTGTTTTAGTTTTTTCCCTACCAAGAATTTAGGTGCTTGTGGTGATGCTGGTGCTTTAACTACTAATGATCAAAATATAGCTGTTCAAGTAAGATTACTCAGAGAACATGGTTTAGAACGTAAATCCGATCAGAAAATAAGTTATCGTCACCTCGTCACAGGATTAAATAGTCGTCTTGATGCGCTTCAGGCTACTATTTTACAAATTAAATTGCGTTATTTAGAACAGTGGAATCAACAACGTACTGAAGCAGCCCAGTATTATCAACAAATTTTACAACCTCTTCCTGCTTTAAAACTACCTAAAACTCTACTTGAAGGAAAAAGCGTCTGGAATCAATATACTATTCGTATCCCAGATTTATTTAATCAATCTGAACTAACCAGAGATCTGATTCGTTCTCAGCTAGGACAAATGGGAGTAATTTCGATGGTTTATTACCCATTGCCTCTTCATCTTCAACCTGTTTACCAATCTTTAGGCTATCAAAAAGGGCAACTGCCCGTATGCGAACAAGCTGCCCAAGAAGTATTATCTTTACCTTTATTTCCAGGAATTGAAACGGAGGAACAGCAACAAGTAGCTTATTGCCTCAAAGATTGCTTATCCTTTTTACCCAATCATTAG
- a CDS encoding DUF561 domain-containing protein encodes MTMHPHLRKAFEQNNALKVISGLNNFDGARVATIVKAAAAGGATFVDIAAEPSLVESIRQLINLPICVSAVEPKLFVSAVEAGADLIEIGNFDSFYAQGRRFEAPEVLDLTYKTRALLPDVTLSVTVPHILALDEQVQLAEELVKAGANIIQTEGGTSIHPTHPGVQGLIEKAAPTLAATHAISRAVDVPVLCASGLSSVTAPLAIAAGASGVGIGSAINQLDNEIAMVAAVRSIVEALAHHHQVRV; translated from the coding sequence ATGACGATGCATCCTCATCTCAGAAAAGCCTTTGAGCAAAACAATGCTCTGAAAGTAATTAGTGGCTTAAATAATTTCGATGGTGCGCGAGTAGCAACGATTGTCAAAGCAGCAGCAGCAGGCGGAGCGACTTTTGTTGATATCGCTGCCGAACCTTCTTTAGTTGAAAGTATTCGTCAACTAATTAATTTACCAATCTGTGTTTCAGCCGTAGAACCCAAATTATTCGTAAGTGCAGTAGAAGCAGGCGCAGACTTAATTGAAATTGGTAATTTTGATAGTTTTTACGCTCAAGGAAGACGTTTTGAAGCACCTGAAGTTTTAGATTTAACCTACAAAACTCGCGCTCTTTTACCTGATGTAACTTTGTCGGTTACTGTTCCTCATATCTTGGCTTTAGACGAGCAAGTACAATTAGCAGAAGAATTGGTTAAAGCGGGAGCTAATATTATTCAAACTGAGGGTGGTACTAGCATTCATCCTACTCATCCTGGCGTTCAGGGATTAATTGAAAAAGCTGCTCCTACTTTGGCTGCTACTCATGCGATTTCCCGTGCAGTTGATGTACCAGTATTGTGCGCTTCTGGTTTATCAAGTGTAACTGCTCCTCTAGCGATCGCGGCTGGAGCATCTGGAGTGGGAATTGGTTCGGCAATTAATCAACTTGATAACGAAATTGCTATGGTAGCTGCTGTTCGGAGTATTGTCGAAGCTCTAGCTCATCATCATCAAGTTAGAGTCTAA
- a CDS encoding DUF29 family protein, which translates to MEELIELRKSITSGNYQKALEIVDELETMSKEDKVERIYSYAIILLLHLIKKEAEKRTTKSWEVSIKNSVERINRINKRRKSGGYYTNQEELQEIIDDAVLPALRNASLEAFEGTRSEQEILQIIDLDLIKNKALEMLDY; encoded by the coding sequence ATGGAAGAATTAATAGAACTTAGAAAAAGTATAACTTCTGGAAATTATCAAAAAGCATTAGAAATTGTTGACGAACTCGAAACAATGTCTAAAGAAGATAAAGTAGAAAGGATTTATAGCTATGCGATTATTTTATTGTTACATTTAATCAAAAAAGAGGCAGAAAAAAGAACTACTAAATCTTGGGAAGTCTCAATTAAGAATTCAGTAGAAAGAATTAATAGAATTAATAAACGACGTAAAAGTGGTGGTTATTATACCAACCAAGAAGAGTTGCAAGAAATTATTGATGATGCTGTTCTTCCTGCTTTAAGAAACGCATCTTTAGAAGCATTTGAAGGAACACGTAGCGAACAAGAAATATTACAAATAATCGATCTAGATTTAATTAAAAATAAGGCTTTAGAAATGTTAGATTACTAA
- a CDS encoding heavy metal translocating P-type ATPase, producing the protein MENTNLKLQGMSCASCAKNVEDAIASVQGVNECSVNFGAELASVIYDPSQTDIAAIQNAVDAAGYSAIPMQDEILAPEDDTEQRERQVENRQLTRKVWVSGIISAILVIGSLPMMTGLPIHFIPAWMHHSWLQLVLTTPVLFWCGSSFFINAWKALKRHTATMDTLVAIGTGTAYCYSLFPTFLPQWFITQGLTPDVYFEAAAVIIALILLGRLLENRAKGQTSEAIRKLIGLQAKTARVIRNHQEIDIPSAEVILGDIILVRPGEKIPVDGEIVEGASTIDEAMVTGESVSVKKHPGDEVIGATINKTGSFKFKATRVGKDTFLAQIVKLVQQAQGSKAPIQSLADRVTGWFVPAVIAIAIATFILWYNIMGNITMALITTVGVLIIACPCALGLATPTSIMVGTGKGAENGILIKGAESLEMAHKLRAIVLDKTGTITQGKPTVTDFVTVRGITDGNELNILRLAASIEKNSEHPLAEAVVRYAQSQKVELHDAKEFEARVRSFVAIAGSGVQGYVSDRWIQIGTHRWMNELRIDTSDLQKDWERLEYLGKTVIWIAVEQKIEAIMGIADAVKPSSVKAIRALQKMGLEVVMLTGDNRRTAEVIAREVGIERVFAEVRPEQKASVIASLQEEGERGKGEDRESKKIKARAKIVAMVGDGINDAPALAQADVGMAIGTGTDVAIAASDITLISGDLQGIITAIQLSRATIRNIRQNLFFAFIYNIAGIPIAAGILYPLFGWLLSPIIAGAAMAFSSVSVVTNALRLRNFQPKIFV; encoded by the coding sequence ATGGAAAATACTAATTTAAAACTACAAGGCATGAGTTGTGCCTCTTGTGCCAAAAACGTTGAAGACGCAATTGCCTCAGTTCAAGGTGTAAATGAATGTAGTGTTAATTTTGGTGCAGAACTTGCTAGCGTTATTTACGATCCTAGCCAAACCGACATAGCAGCGATTCAGAATGCAGTCGATGCAGCAGGGTATTCAGCTATACCTATGCAAGATGAAATACTTGCCCCAGAAGATGATACAGAACAAAGAGAACGACAAGTTGAAAATCGCCAATTAACTCGTAAGGTGTGGGTGAGCGGTATTATCAGTGCCATTCTGGTGATTGGTTCACTACCCATGATGACAGGATTACCCATTCATTTTATTCCTGCATGGATGCACCATTCCTGGCTACAATTAGTACTAACTACACCAGTACTATTTTGGTGCGGTTCGTCTTTCTTTATCAATGCTTGGAAAGCCTTAAAACGCCATACGGCAACCATGGATACGCTGGTGGCAATTGGTACGGGTACAGCTTACTGTTATTCTTTATTTCCTACCTTCTTGCCTCAATGGTTTATCACCCAGGGACTTACACCTGATGTCTACTTTGAAGCAGCAGCAGTAATTATTGCCTTGATTTTACTAGGAAGATTATTAGAAAACCGCGCCAAGGGACAAACTTCAGAAGCAATTCGTAAATTGATTGGTTTACAAGCCAAAACAGCACGGGTAATTCGTAATCATCAAGAAATAGATATCCCGAGCGCTGAAGTGATTCTTGGAGACATTATCTTAGTACGCCCAGGGGAAAAAATTCCCGTTGATGGCGAAATTGTTGAAGGTGCTTCCACCATTGATGAAGCGATGGTTACAGGTGAAAGTGTCTCTGTGAAAAAGCATCCTGGAGATGAAGTTATTGGCGCAACGATTAATAAAACTGGTAGTTTTAAGTTTAAAGCCACCAGAGTAGGTAAAGATACTTTTCTAGCCCAGATTGTCAAATTAGTTCAGCAAGCACAAGGCTCAAAAGCACCAATTCAAAGTTTAGCCGATCGCGTGACTGGATGGTTTGTTCCTGCGGTAATTGCCATTGCGATCGCTACTTTTATCCTCTGGTACAACATCATGGGAAATATAACGATGGCATTGATTACGACAGTGGGTGTGTTGATTATTGCTTGTCCCTGTGCGCTTGGTTTGGCGACTCCCACTTCAATTATGGTGGGAACGGGAAAAGGAGCGGAAAACGGTATTCTGATCAAAGGTGCAGAAAGTCTGGAAATGGCGCACAAGTTAAGAGCGATCGTACTTGATAAAACAGGAACGATTACCCAAGGTAAACCTACTGTAACCGATTTTGTCACTGTTCGAGGAATTACAGATGGTAACGAATTAAATATCTTACGTCTTGCTGCATCTATAGAAAAAAATTCAGAACATCCTCTAGCCGAAGCGGTAGTTAGGTATGCTCAATCTCAAAAGGTTGAATTACACGACGCAAAAGAATTTGAAGCGAGAGTTCGCTCCTTTGTCGCGATCGCGGGTAGTGGTGTGCAAGGTTATGTCTCAGATCGATGGATACAAATTGGTACGCATCGTTGGATGAACGAGTTGAGAATTGATACTAGTGACTTACAAAAAGATTGGGAACGATTGGAGTATCTTGGTAAAACTGTTATTTGGATTGCTGTAGAGCAAAAAATTGAAGCCATTATGGGCATTGCTGATGCGGTGAAACCCTCTTCAGTTAAAGCGATTCGAGCCTTACAAAAAATGGGTTTAGAAGTAGTCATGTTAACTGGAGATAATCGCCGTACTGCCGAAGTTATTGCCCGTGAAGTAGGAATTGAGCGCGTATTTGCTGAAGTACGCCCCGAACAAAAGGCATCGGTTATTGCTTCTCTTCAGGAAGAAGGGGAGCGAGGGAAAGGGGAAGATAGGGAGAGTAAAAAAATAAAAGCCCGAGCCAAAATAGTAGCAATGGTGGGTGATGGGATTAACGATGCACCAGCTTTAGCACAAGCTGATGTAGGCATGGCAATTGGTACAGGAACAGATGTCGCGATCGCAGCTAGTGATATTACTCTAATTTCTGGTGATTTACAGGGAATTATCACTGCCATTCAACTAAGTCGCGCTACTATTCGTAACATTCGTCAAAATCTTTTCTTTGCTTTTATCTACAACATAGCTGGCATTCCCATTGCAGCAGGAATTCTTTATCCTTTGTTCGGTTGGTTGCTTAGTCCGATTATTGCTGGTGCAGCAATGGCGTTTAGTTCGGTATCGGTGGTAACCAATGCCCTGCGTTTGCGTAACTTTCAACCGAAAATATTTGTTTGA
- a CDS encoding FAD-binding domain-containing protein — protein sequence MSSLILFWHRRDLRLTDNVGLAAARQQSSKIVGVFCLDENLLTKDDVAPARVTYMIGCLQQLQQSYQQAGSQLLIIKGKPTQTIPQLAETLQAKTVFWNWDVEPYAKARDQKVKAALTEKGIEVSSLWDQLLHAPGEILTKSSQQPYTVYTPFWKNWIEQKKQNAITKLNQFENLTDEEFNQAQQSGVINLPTAKDLGYIWDNPLILAPGETAAKERLVEFCSRAINEYDEQRNYPAVDGTSQLSAALKFGAIGIRTVWEASTEAHENCRSDETRDNIRSWQQELAWREFYQHCMYFFPELEQGAYRREFKDFPWENNEDYFQAWCEGKTGYPIVDAAMRQLNEIGWMHNRCRMIVASFLTKDLIINWQWGEKYFMQKLFDGDLSANNGGWQWSASSGMDPKPLRIFNPASQAQKYDPEGEYIRQWLPELSSVDNEYLVTGKISKSERERCDYPQPIVDHKIQQRKFKELYQSQK from the coding sequence ATGTCTAGTTTAATTTTGTTTTGGCATCGTCGCGACCTCAGACTCACTGATAATGTCGGATTAGCAGCAGCCCGTCAACAAAGCTCTAAAATAGTAGGGGTATTTTGTCTCGATGAAAATCTGTTAACCAAAGATGACGTTGCACCAGCTAGAGTTACTTATATGATTGGCTGTTTGCAACAGTTGCAGCAGAGTTATCAACAAGCAGGTAGTCAATTATTAATTATCAAAGGCAAACCAACCCAAACCATCCCACAACTCGCCGAAACCCTTCAAGCTAAGACAGTATTTTGGAATTGGGATGTTGAACCTTATGCTAAAGCTAGAGATCAAAAAGTCAAAGCAGCATTAACCGAAAAAGGTATTGAAGTTTCTTCTCTTTGGGATCAGCTTTTACACGCACCAGGAGAAATATTAACCAAATCTTCCCAGCAACCCTACACGGTTTATACTCCTTTTTGGAAAAACTGGATTGAGCAAAAAAAACAGAATGCAATTACAAAATTGAACCAATTTGAAAATTTAACTGACGAAGAATTTAATCAAGCTCAACAGTCAGGAGTCATTAATTTACCTACCGCCAAAGATTTAGGTTACATTTGGGATAACCCGTTAATTCTTGCACCTGGAGAAACGGCAGCTAAAGAAAGATTAGTAGAATTTTGTTCTCGTGCGATCAACGAATATGACGAACAAAGAAACTATCCTGCCGTAGACGGTACATCTCAACTAAGTGCAGCCTTAAAATTTGGTGCGATTGGAATTCGGACTGTGTGGGAAGCTAGTACAGAAGCTCATGAAAACTGTCGCAGCGATGAAACTAGAGATAATATTCGTTCTTGGCAACAGGAATTAGCTTGGCGAGAATTTTATCAACATTGTATGTACTTCTTTCCTGAACTAGAACAGGGTGCTTATCGAAGAGAGTTTAAAGATTTTCCTTGGGAGAATAACGAAGATTATTTTCAAGCTTGGTGTGAAGGCAAAACAGGTTATCCTATCGTTGATGCAGCCATGCGTCAGTTAAATGAAATAGGTTGGATGCACAATCGTTGTCGCATGATTGTTGCTAGTTTTTTAACCAAAGATTTGATTATTAACTGGCAATGGGGAGAAAAATACTTCATGCAAAAACTTTTCGACGGAGACTTATCCGCTAATAATGGTGGTTGGCAATGGAGTGCTTCTAGTGGTATGGATCCTAAACCTCTACGTATTTTTAATCCTGCTTCTCAAGCACAAAAATACGATCCTGAAGGAGAATATATTCGACAATGGTTACCCGAATTAAGTTCAGTAGACAATGAGTATTTAGTCACTGGCAAAATTTCCAAATCTGAAAGAGAAAGATGCGATTATCCTCAACCAATTGTTGACCATAAAATACAACAAAGAAAATTTAAAGAGTTATACCAAAGTCAGAAATAG
- a CDS encoding GDSL-type esterase/lipase family protein has translation MHDIRICFLGESFVNGTGDSTHLGWTGRLCVNLSQKSYAVTYYNLGIRRETSTELARRWQSEIVRRLPIYSDNRLVFSFGTNDTTLENGHLRVELTQSITNARQILTTAKQKYPVLMISPPPILDNEQNQRTQILAQHFAALCQELQIPYLDVLTTLSKSSVWMAEVETGDGAHPNQAGYTELASLVQNWPAWLNWF, from the coding sequence ATGCATGATATCCGTATTTGTTTTTTAGGCGAATCTTTTGTTAATGGTACGGGAGATTCTACTCATCTTGGTTGGACAGGAAGATTGTGTGTTAATCTCTCTCAAAAGAGTTATGCAGTAACTTACTACAACTTAGGAATTCGTCGGGAAACTAGTACGGAACTTGCTCGTCGATGGCAAAGTGAAATAGTTAGAAGATTGCCAATCTATAGTGATAATCGCCTGGTGTTTTCTTTTGGCACCAACGACACTACCTTAGAAAATGGTCATTTAAGAGTTGAATTAACTCAATCTATTACCAATGCAAGGCAGATTTTAACCACTGCTAAACAAAAATATCCCGTTCTCATGATTAGTCCGCCTCCTATTTTAGATAACGAACAAAATCAGCGTACTCAAATTCTTGCTCAACATTTTGCTGCTTTGTGTCAAGAATTGCAGATTCCTTATTTAGATGTTTTAACTACTTTATCAAAATCATCGGTTTGGATGGCTGAAGTCGAGACTGGGGATGGCGCGCATCCTAATCAAGCAGGCTATACAGAATTAGCTTCTTTAGTTCAAAATTGGCCAGCTTGGTTAAATTGGTTTTAG
- a CDS encoding NAD(P)H-quinone oxidoreductase subunit 4, giving the protein MEIIQIPWLTATIIFPLIASLVIPLIPDKEGKTVRWYALSVGLIDLALMVYAFWDNYSLETTKFQLTETYSWIPQLGLNWSVGVDGLSMPLIILSGLITILAILASWKVSHKPKLYYFLVLVLFSAQLGVFAAQDFLLFFIMWEIELVPVYLLISIWGGKKRQYAATKFILYTALASIFILVAGLAMAFYGDNVTFDITQLGLKDYPLALELLAYVGFLIAFGVKLPIFPLHTWLPDAHSEASAPISMILAGVLLKMGGYGLIRFNVETLPHAHIKFAPLLVILGVINIVYGAFTAFGQTNLKRRLASSSISHMGFVLIGIASFTDLGLNGAVLQMVSHGLIAAALFFLSGTTYERTHTLMMDEMGGMAQKMPKTFALFTAGAMASLALPGMSGFVGELSIFLGVATSDVYSSAFKVGVTFLTAVGLILTPIYLLSMLRQVFYGESNPQLKIDNYQADVQPREIFITACLLIPIIAIGLYPKLVTSTYDLKTVEVASKVRSALPVIVQQQEPLLNASLLNTWQSPALIAPQLPK; this is encoded by the coding sequence ATGGAAATTATTCAAATTCCGTGGTTAACAGCCACAATTATTTTTCCCTTAATCGCCTCGCTTGTAATTCCCCTGATTCCTGACAAAGAAGGGAAAACCGTAAGATGGTATGCTTTGAGCGTCGGCTTAATAGATCTAGCATTAATGGTCTATGCCTTCTGGGATAACTATAGTCTTGAAACTACTAAATTTCAACTTACAGAAACCTATTCTTGGATTCCTCAATTAGGATTAAATTGGTCAGTCGGTGTCGATGGTTTATCGATGCCGTTAATTATTTTATCGGGCTTAATTACCATTTTGGCGATTTTGGCTTCTTGGAAAGTGAGTCATAAGCCAAAACTATATTATTTTTTAGTATTAGTGTTATTTAGTGCGCAACTTGGAGTATTTGCAGCGCAAGACTTCTTATTATTCTTCATAATGTGGGAAATTGAGTTAGTTCCCGTTTATTTACTAATTTCAATTTGGGGCGGAAAAAAACGTCAATACGCAGCAACAAAATTTATTCTCTATACTGCCTTAGCTTCCATCTTCATTTTAGTTGCTGGTTTAGCAATGGCATTTTATGGAGATAACGTAACTTTTGATATTACTCAACTAGGTTTAAAAGACTATCCTTTAGCCTTAGAATTGCTGGCTTATGTGGGATTTTTAATCGCTTTTGGTGTCAAATTACCGATTTTTCCACTCCACACCTGGTTACCCGATGCCCATAGTGAAGCTTCTGCCCCAATTTCGATGATTTTAGCAGGAGTATTGCTAAAGATGGGTGGTTATGGCTTGATTCGTTTCAATGTTGAAACTTTACCCCACGCCCATATTAAATTTGCTCCCCTATTAGTTATCTTAGGTGTAATTAATATTGTCTACGGTGCGTTTACAGCCTTTGGACAAACTAATCTGAAACGCAGATTAGCATCTTCTTCTATTTCTCACATGGGTTTTGTATTAATTGGGATTGCCTCTTTTACTGATCTCGGTTTAAATGGGGCAGTATTACAAATGGTATCTCACGGCTTAATTGCTGCTGCTCTTTTCTTCCTCTCTGGTACAACTTACGAACGTACCCATACCCTAATGATGGATGAAATGGGAGGAATGGCGCAGAAAATGCCAAAAACTTTCGCTTTATTTACCGCAGGTGCAATGGCTTCTTTAGCTTTACCAGGGATGAGTGGTTTTGTAGGCGAATTATCAATCTTCCTCGGTGTGGCAACTAGCGATGTTTATAGCTCTGCTTTCAAAGTAGGAGTAACATTCTTAACTGCCGTAGGTTTGATTTTAACTCCAATTTATCTCCTCTCAATGTTGCGTCAAGTTTTTTATGGAGAAAGTAACCCTCAACTCAAAATTGACAATTATCAAGCAGATGTTCAACCAAGAGAAATCTTTATTACTGCTTGTTTGTTAATTCCGATTATTGCGATCGGTTTGTATCCTAAGCTAGTTACTAGTACTTATGATTTGAAAACTGTAGAAGTAGCATCCAAAGTCAGATCTGCTTTACCTGTAATCGTACAACAACAAGAACCATTGCTTAATGCTAGTCTTTTAAATACCTGGCAATCTCCTGCTTTGATTGCACCTCAATTACCAAAGTAA
- a CDS encoding phasin family protein: MPGFDDLVKKAFYLGVGVASYAQEKAGATINELRSQAQKLADEMIARGELNTEEARKFVDDLVRQAQQDSVNPAQEDTKPKQPRQIEILSDEEENNQANSQPKIDNLREQVESLQAELRRLKQE, encoded by the coding sequence ATGCCTGGTTTTGACGATTTGGTAAAAAAAGCATTTTATTTGGGAGTAGGAGTTGCTTCTTATGCCCAAGAAAAAGCTGGTGCCACTATTAATGAACTTAGAAGTCAAGCTCAAAAATTAGCTGATGAAATGATTGCTAGAGGAGAGCTTAACACAGAAGAAGCGCGTAAATTTGTTGATGATTTGGTTAGACAAGCTCAACAAGACAGTGTTAATCCTGCTCAAGAAGATACAAAACCTAAGCAACCTCGTCAAATTGAAATTCTTTCTGACGAAGAGGAAAATAATCAAGCAAATTCACAACCTAAAATTGATAATTTACGCGAGCAAGTTGAATCTTTGCAAGCAGAATTACGTCGTTTAAAACAAGAATAA